Proteins encoded by one window of Enterococcus faecalis:
- the allB gene encoding allantoinase AllB — MQAELVIKNGLVILETGEVITDVAVQGGKIVAIGQDLSGERVIDATGLVVSPGMVDAHVHITDPGGGYRDEWEGYVTGTAACAKGGVTTFMEMPLNQIPATVDKTSLEIKYKVGENKLKVDVGSFGGVVPTNLAGGIQELDEGGVSGYKCFLGTCGDRSIEGDFQNVDDYSLYEGMKQVAKTGKVLAIHAENAPITDKLGALAYQNGETTLAAYVATRPVFTEVEAIQKAILFAKETGCRIHICHVACQEGVEEVLKAQAEGVDVTCETCTHYLYFTTDELDAIGPVVKCSPPIRDADQQAALWNHVQTGGIAFVTSDHSPCTPDLKDTTNAFEAWGGISGVQNNVDVLFDEAVQKRGLSLKQFADMIAANPADRYHLAQKGRISIGKDADFVLIKPNAPYILKAEDLEYRNKISPYIGREIGAQVIQTILRGKTIYAQETGVTEAFNGVFIKN, encoded by the coding sequence ATGCAAGCAGAGTTAGTGATTAAAAACGGGTTAGTTATTTTAGAAACTGGAGAAGTCATTACGGATGTCGCCGTTCAAGGAGGAAAAATCGTAGCGATCGGGCAAGACTTGTCGGGAGAACGTGTGATTGATGCGACGGGTTTGGTCGTTAGTCCTGGGATGGTGGATGCTCATGTTCATATTACCGATCCTGGTGGTGGTTACCGCGATGAATGGGAAGGGTATGTCACAGGAACGGCCGCTTGTGCCAAAGGGGGCGTGACGACCTTTATGGAAATGCCTTTAAATCAGATTCCAGCAACCGTGGATAAGACCTCTCTTGAGATCAAATACAAGGTAGGAGAAAATAAACTAAAAGTAGATGTAGGGTCATTTGGCGGCGTAGTCCCGACCAACTTGGCTGGCGGGATTCAGGAACTTGATGAAGGAGGCGTTTCCGGCTATAAATGCTTTTTAGGAACGTGCGGCGATCGTTCAATTGAAGGAGATTTTCAAAATGTCGACGATTATTCGCTATATGAAGGAATGAAACAAGTCGCCAAAACTGGTAAAGTGCTAGCAATCCATGCAGAAAATGCGCCAATTACGGATAAATTAGGCGCGTTAGCTTATCAAAATGGTGAAACGACTTTAGCGGCATATGTAGCTACACGTCCTGTGTTTACCGAAGTTGAAGCGATTCAAAAAGCCATTTTATTTGCCAAAGAAACAGGTTGTCGGATTCATATTTGTCATGTGGCTTGTCAAGAAGGCGTGGAAGAAGTTTTAAAAGCCCAAGCAGAAGGGGTAGATGTGACTTGTGAAACATGTACGCATTATTTATATTTTACCACGGATGAACTTGATGCCATTGGTCCAGTTGTCAAATGTTCGCCGCCGATTCGTGACGCGGACCAACAAGCCGCATTATGGAACCACGTGCAAACAGGCGGCATCGCGTTTGTAACCTCTGACCATTCTCCTTGTACGCCAGACTTAAAAGATACAACCAATGCTTTTGAAGCTTGGGGCGGCATTTCTGGTGTTCAAAATAACGTCGATGTGTTATTCGATGAAGCCGTCCAAAAACGTGGTTTATCCTTGAAACAATTCGCGGATATGATTGCAGCAAACCCAGCTGACCGTTATCACTTAGCACAAAAGGGCCGCATCAGCATTGGTAAGGATGCCGATTTTGTACTAATTAAACCTAATGCGCCGTATATCTTAAAAGCAGAAGATTTAGAATATCGAAATAAAATTAGTCCTTACATTGGTCGTGAAATTGGGGCCCAAGTGATTCAAACAATTTTAAGAGGCAAAACAATTTACGCACAAGAAACTGGGGTAACCGAGGCGTTTAACGGCGTATTTATCAAAAATTAA
- the allW gene encoding allantoin permease, with protein sequence MEKNVSRVTAQEETAMKARGYNEDLLPSSPKQRTMGARNFFTLWMGSIHNIPNYAAVGGFIFLGLSPLQVMLAVVLSSFIVATFMNLNGVAGSKYGIPFAMHLQSTYGSLGAKLPGFLRGCVAAIAWFGLQTFTGSLALLIILGKFWPNFLEIGGSFQFFGLRLPELMAFTLFWLLNVAIGFGGSKILNRFTAILSPLIYVVIIGLTIWAIRAGGGLTPILSYQVSGAIRSVNPLVAYLIIFNSVVAVWSAPGASVADFTKNARSTRAQVVGQTAGLVVGYGIFAFSSVVILLGGSLYFGIQEWNILNIIDRLDNVAVVVLAMSVFLLTTISTNATGNIIPAGYQLAALFPKKMTYKKGVMIASVISFLIMPWKLMENADSIFIFLNAIGAVLGPVAGVMIANYYFVQKQQINLNALYVDKHKKEEANPFYGLNKPAYVATILALVLSLSGQFIPQVKIIADISWFVGFATGFVLYLVLKKWTWDSKKVKETAYQEGK encoded by the coding sequence GTGGAGAAAAATGTGTCTCGAGTAACAGCTCAAGAAGAAACAGCGATGAAAGCACGTGGCTACAATGAGGATTTGTTGCCAAGTAGCCCGAAACAACGGACAATGGGCGCGCGCAATTTTTTTACATTATGGATGGGTTCGATTCATAATATCCCGAATTATGCAGCAGTGGGCGGCTTTATTTTCTTAGGTTTATCGCCGCTGCAAGTTATGCTGGCAGTTGTGTTAAGCTCATTCATTGTAGCAACTTTCATGAATTTGAATGGCGTGGCTGGCTCTAAATATGGCATTCCTTTTGCGATGCACTTACAGTCTACTTACGGCAGTCTCGGGGCAAAACTGCCAGGGTTCTTAAGAGGTTGTGTGGCCGCGATTGCTTGGTTTGGTCTGCAAACATTTACAGGATCGCTGGCTTTATTAATTATTCTCGGGAAATTTTGGCCGAACTTTTTAGAAATTGGTGGATCATTCCAGTTTTTTGGTCTCAGGCTACCTGAATTAATGGCGTTTACTCTTTTCTGGCTCTTAAATGTGGCAATAGGTTTCGGTGGTAGCAAAATTTTGAACCGGTTTACCGCCATTTTAAGTCCGTTGATTTATGTCGTTATTATTGGATTAACGATTTGGGCCATTCGAGCTGGGGGCGGTTTAACACCAATTTTGTCCTATCAAGTTTCTGGTGCGATTCGTTCAGTCAATCCACTTGTGGCGTATCTGATTATTTTTAACTCGGTTGTGGCCGTTTGGTCAGCGCCTGGTGCGAGTGTGGCGGATTTTACTAAGAATGCGCGCTCGACCCGTGCTCAGGTTGTGGGGCAAACAGCAGGTTTAGTTGTTGGTTATGGGATTTTCGCTTTTTCCAGTGTGGTTATTCTGTTAGGTGGTTCGTTGTATTTTGGGATTCAGGAATGGAATATTTTAAACATTATTGATCGTTTAGATAATGTGGCAGTGGTGGTCTTAGCCATGTCGGTTTTCTTATTAACGACTATTTCAACGAATGCAACGGGGAACATCATTCCGGCAGGTTATCAATTGGCGGCGCTATTTCCTAAAAAAATGACGTATAAAAAAGGCGTCATGATTGCCAGTGTTATCAGCTTTCTCATTATGCCTTGGAAACTGATGGAAAACGCCGATAGTATTTTTATTTTTCTGAACGCAATTGGGGCTGTTTTAGGACCAGTCGCTGGTGTGATGATTGCGAATTATTATTTTGTTCAAAAGCAACAAATTAATTTAAATGCTTTATACGTAGATAAACACAAAAAAGAGGAAGCCAATCCTTTTTACGGATTAAACAAGCCGGCGTATGTCGCTACTATTCTGGCGTTGGTTCTTTCCTTAAGTGGTCAATTTATTCCACAGGTTAAAATCATTGCTGATATTTCGTGGTTTGTGGGCTTTGCCACAGGTTTTGTGCTGTACTTAGTGTTAAAAAAATGGACTTGGGATTCAAAAAAAGTGAAAGAAACAGCTTATCAGGAGGGAAAATAA
- a CDS encoding GNAT family N-acetyltransferase: MGEIKQLTIEDAPALQEISIETYTDTFGPYNTPENMQAYLVEAYNLEKLQKELANPYSDFYFIFVDNQLAGYMKLNRERAQTEPMGPEKLEVERLYILPAFKGKKLGTQLLELAEEKAREFGKKALWLGVWEHNDAARAFYKTIGYRYYSQHSFFMGDDEQTDFILLKEL; this comes from the coding sequence ATGGGAGAAATAAAACAATTAACAATAGAAGATGCACCAGCGTTACAAGAAATCAGCATTGAAACTTATACAGATACTTTCGGACCATATAATACCCCAGAAAATATGCAAGCCTATTTAGTAGAAGCCTACAATTTAGAAAAATTACAAAAGGAATTGGCTAATCCCTACTCTGACTTTTATTTTATCTTTGTCGATAATCAATTAGCTGGCTACATGAAATTAAATCGTGAGAGGGCACAAACGGAACCGATGGGGCCAGAAAAGCTCGAGGTTGAGCGATTGTATATTTTGCCTGCGTTTAAAGGAAAGAAGCTGGGGACACAATTGTTAGAACTGGCGGAAGAGAAAGCTCGTGAATTTGGTAAAAAAGCACTGTGGCTAGGTGTCTGGGAACACAATGATGCGGCGCGGGCATTTTATAAAACGATTGGCTACCGCTATTACAGTCAACATTCATTTTTTATGGGAGACGATGAACAGACGGATTTTATTTTGTTAAAGGAATTATAG
- the sylA gene encoding transcriptional regulator SylA → MTDILREIGMIARALDSISNIEFKELSLTRGQYLYLVRVCENPGIIQEKIAELIKVDRTTAARAIKRLEEQGFIYRQEDASNKKIKRIYATEKGKNVYPIIVRENQHSNQVALQGLSEVEISQLAEYLVRMRKNVSEDWEFVKKGNTRNY, encoded by the coding sequence GTGACAGATATTTTAAGAGAAATTGGCATGATTGCGCGGGCCTTAGATTCAATCAGTAATATTGAATTTAAGGAATTATCTTTAACACGAGGACAATATCTTTATTTGGTCAGGGTCTGTGAAAATCCTGGAATTATCCAAGAAAAGATCGCCGAACTGATTAAAGTTGATCGAACCACAGCGGCGCGGGCGATTAAGCGTTTGGAAGAACAAGGCTTTATTTATCGTCAAGAAGATGCAAGCAACAAAAAAATTAAGCGGATTTATGCCACAGAAAAAGGGAAAAACGTTTATCCAATCATTGTGCGCGAAAATCAACACTCGAATCAAGTTGCTTTGCAAGGCTTGTCAGAAGTGGAAATTTCACAATTGGCAGAGTACTTAGTCCGGATGCGTAAAAATGTCAGCGAAGATTGGGAATTTGTCAAAAAAGGGAACACTCGAAATTATTAA
- a CDS encoding SulP family inorganic anion transporter — MISLEWKFHEKRMRMFKKYTQMIRDEFKGYNQKKLKKDFLAGLTVAAVALPLALAFGVSSGATAAAGMITAIIAGIVIGSLSGGFYQISGPTGAMAAILMSIAAVHGMQGILLATFLAGIFLLLAGILRLGSLTSFIPSPVITGFTSGIAIIIALGQLDNFFGVRSEGHNLIEKISSYRSLGFDLSISTTVMSILVVLGLVFFPKKWNAMIPASLVMIILATLATVVFQLPVATVGKIPTSIFSDTRLELGSLQLSAFQDILVPSISIAMLGMIESLLCGASAGRMTGKPLDSNQELVAQGIGNLILPFFGGVPATAAIARTSVVIKSGAQTRLAGIFHAVFLLLSMLLLSPVMSKIPMPALAGVLVVTAWRMNEWSVIKEFFQKRFHTALCLFFLTMVATVIFDLSLAIVLGVLAGCLFFIAKSAVITINVEEVDWSRMGLVPTDCTENWVVVYLSGPLFFMSSERLKQTLLQLETKSGVVLSMRGVPSIDSTALDILEEFCLAAEGRGQQVQFAALQPEVEKMIRTIQGNQEKEYHFSVAEFLQTVHVAEQ; from the coding sequence ATGATATCTTTAGAATGGAAATTTCATGAGAAGAGGATGCGAATGTTTAAAAAGTACACACAAATGATAAGGGATGAATTTAAAGGGTATAATCAAAAAAAATTGAAAAAAGATTTCTTGGCAGGTTTGACTGTCGCAGCCGTCGCGTTGCCGTTAGCGTTAGCGTTTGGGGTCTCCAGCGGCGCCACTGCAGCAGCTGGCATGATCACGGCGATTATCGCTGGAATTGTGATTGGGAGCCTTTCAGGTGGGTTTTATCAAATTTCAGGACCAACAGGTGCGATGGCAGCTATTTTAATGTCAATTGCGGCAGTGCATGGCATGCAAGGGATTTTGTTGGCCACCTTTTTGGCGGGAATTTTCTTGCTTTTGGCAGGGATTTTGCGTTTAGGGAGCTTGACTTCTTTTATTCCGTCACCGGTCATTACCGGGTTTACTTCAGGAATTGCTATTATTATTGCGTTGGGGCAGCTTGATAATTTCTTTGGGGTTCGTTCAGAAGGACACAATTTAATTGAGAAAATCAGCAGTTATCGTTCATTGGGCTTTGATTTAAGTATATCAACGACGGTTATGTCGATTTTAGTGGTGCTTGGATTAGTGTTCTTTCCGAAAAAGTGGAATGCGATGATACCAGCTTCATTGGTGATGATTATTTTAGCTACTTTAGCAACAGTGGTTTTTCAACTGCCAGTGGCCACTGTAGGGAAAATTCCGACAAGTATTTTTAGTGATACACGTTTGGAACTTGGTTCGCTTCAATTAAGTGCGTTTCAGGATATTTTGGTGCCTTCGATTAGCATTGCTATGTTAGGTATGATTGAAAGTTTGCTTTGTGGCGCTTCGGCTGGTCGCATGACAGGGAAACCATTAGACAGTAATCAGGAACTAGTGGCACAAGGAATTGGCAACTTAATTTTGCCATTTTTCGGTGGCGTGCCTGCGACAGCAGCGATTGCTCGCACGAGCGTAGTGATTAAATCTGGTGCGCAAACACGTTTAGCGGGTATTTTTCATGCAGTCTTTTTATTGTTATCGATGTTGCTTTTATCGCCAGTCATGTCTAAAATTCCCATGCCTGCGTTAGCTGGTGTTTTAGTGGTGACAGCGTGGCGAATGAATGAATGGTCGGTGATTAAAGAATTCTTCCAGAAACGTTTCCACACAGCCTTATGTTTATTCTTCTTAACGATGGTAGCGACCGTTATTTTTGACTTGAGTTTAGCGATTGTTTTAGGGGTCTTAGCTGGTTGCCTGTTTTTCATTGCGAAAAGTGCCGTGATTACGATTAATGTTGAGGAAGTTGATTGGTCAAGAATGGGGCTAGTACCGACCGATTGTACGGAAAATTGGGTGGTGGTTTATTTGAGTGGCCCGTTATTTTTCATGTCTTCTGAACGTTTGAAACAAACGTTACTGCAATTGGAAACAAAAAGTGGTGTAGTACTATCAATGCGAGGAGTTCCTAGCATTGATAGTACGGCGTTAGATATTTTAGAAGAGTTTTGTCTCGCAGCAGAAGGTCGTGGACAACAAGTTCAATTTGCCGCTCTGCAACCAGAAGTTGAAAAAATGATTCGAACCATTCAAGGAAATCAAGAGAAAGAATACCATTTCTCAGTCGCAGAATTTTTACAAACGGTGCATGTTGCAGAACAATAA
- a CDS encoding choloylglycine hydrolase family protein encodes MCTGIKIISKTNDIFYGRTMDFTFDFFGNEDPIAPKIPTLIAQFPKGTVLNSQLNPWTAKYAFMGLAMSGTDQPANDGKTVSLAITDGINEAGLSGDIQYLMESSTAPAESLADRGLTPHIAEEVLAYILSNFESVDEVKVAFEKIGLLDQKFQLDSLGEVHFTLHWTINDKNNNSIVLQPTDNGAFVIYDSIGVVTNSPEYNYHLTNARNYIGMRNYAIKEPYTLKSGATLEPIEGGTSYGLLGIPGDFTSPSRFIRALYYSDNLQEFDSSEGIMQLYRAFQTVMIPRGIGHLGQSNSLSDFTHYWSGYDVTNLTMYVQPESTTSFTKYTLDPALTEVTTFAVSNELLLTDLNQ; translated from the coding sequence ATGTGTACAGGCATCAAGATTATTTCCAAAACAAATGATATTTTTTATGGACGTACGATGGATTTTACGTTTGATTTTTTTGGCAACGAAGATCCAATTGCACCAAAAATCCCTACTCTAATTGCTCAATTTCCAAAAGGTACAGTTCTAAACAGCCAACTAAATCCTTGGACGGCAAAATATGCCTTTATGGGACTAGCAATGTCAGGCACAGATCAACCAGCGAACGATGGTAAAACCGTCAGCCTTGCTATCACAGATGGTATCAACGAAGCCGGCTTATCTGGTGATATTCAATATTTAATGGAATCTTCAACAGCACCTGCTGAAAGTTTAGCAGATCGTGGTTTAACACCTCATATTGCAGAAGAAGTTCTCGCTTATATTTTGAGTAATTTTGAAAGCGTTGACGAAGTAAAAGTAGCTTTTGAAAAAATCGGCCTGTTAGATCAAAAATTCCAACTTGATTCATTGGGGGAAGTTCATTTTACCTTACACTGGACCATTAATGATAAAAATAATAATAGTATCGTTTTGCAACCAACAGATAACGGAGCGTTCGTCATTTATGATTCGATTGGCGTAGTCACAAACAGCCCAGAATACAATTATCATTTAACCAATGCACGAAACTATATCGGAATGCGCAACTACGCTATTAAAGAACCTTACACTTTAAAATCAGGCGCAACACTTGAACCAATTGAAGGTGGGACTTCTTACGGACTATTAGGAATCCCAGGAGACTTCACTTCGCCGTCACGCTTCATTCGTGCGTTATACTATTCTGACAATCTCCAAGAATTTGATAGCTCTGAAGGGATTATGCAACTCTATCGCGCCTTCCAAACAGTGATGATTCCTCGGGGAATTGGCCATTTAGGTCAAAGTAATTCTCTGTCTGATTTCACACATTATTGGTCAGGGTATGATGTGACTAATCTAACCATGTATGTCCAACCAGAAAGTACTACCTCATTTACAAAATACACTTTGGATCCAGCTTTAACAGAAGTTACTACTTTTGCTGTTTCTAACGAGCTACTACTAACAGATTTAAATCAATAA
- a CDS encoding glycoside hydrolase family 1 protein: protein MSSREKKQLSSMPNDFLWGGAISATQVEGAYNRDGKGLSNLDLALRCKKGEKRQITQQVDVNQYYPSHRAIGFYESYQKDIQLFADMGFKSLRFSIQWSRIFPTGEEERPNEVGLLFYEKILDELERHRIEPIITISHFDLPENLVTKYGSWKNRQVITFYLRFCEALFQRFSDRVRYWIPFNEINVITYMPYFSTGIHTENYQEIFQMAHHQLVASAKAVQLGRKYSSNYRFATMLMYGPTYPHNCHPESVFQAMMDDEETYYFGDIQIRGYYSPWAKKMLEQLGVQLAITEEDEQDLREGVVDFVSISYYMSWTTAPETAAGNMATGGKNPFLEQSEWGWQVDPLGLRISLNRLYQRYEKEIMIVENGLGAVDHCSENGEIYDDYRIDYLQQHLLAVKQAIVLDGVPVIGFTVWSAIDSISASTGEIGKRYGLIYVDLDDEGQGTLARKKKASFYWYQKIIESNGAEL, encoded by the coding sequence ATGAGTAGCAGAGAAAAAAAACAATTGAGCAGTATGCCAAATGATTTTTTGTGGGGTGGTGCAATTTCTGCTACTCAAGTAGAAGGTGCCTATAACCGTGACGGAAAAGGCTTGAGTAATTTAGATTTGGCTTTGCGTTGTAAAAAAGGGGAGAAACGTCAAATAACTCAACAAGTGGATGTAAATCAATACTATCCTTCTCATCGAGCGATTGGCTTTTATGAAAGTTATCAAAAAGATATCCAACTGTTCGCTGATATGGGATTTAAAAGTCTTCGATTTTCAATCCAATGGTCACGCATTTTTCCAACTGGAGAAGAGGAACGGCCTAATGAAGTAGGTTTATTATTTTATGAAAAAATTTTGGACGAGTTAGAGCGTCATCGAATCGAACCAATTATAACGATTTCACATTTTGATTTACCAGAAAATTTAGTGACAAAATATGGTTCGTGGAAAAATCGCCAAGTCATTACGTTCTATTTACGCTTTTGTGAAGCGCTATTTCAACGATTCAGTGATCGTGTCCGCTATTGGATTCCGTTTAATGAGATTAATGTTATTACGTATATGCCTTATTTTTCTACTGGGATTCATACAGAAAATTATCAAGAAATTTTCCAAATGGCGCATCATCAGTTAGTAGCAAGTGCAAAAGCGGTTCAATTAGGTCGGAAATATTCAAGTAACTATCGTTTTGCAACAATGCTTATGTATGGCCCGACTTATCCGCACAATTGTCACCCTGAATCTGTTTTTCAAGCAATGATGGATGATGAGGAAACCTATTATTTTGGTGATATTCAGATTCGAGGATATTATTCTCCGTGGGCTAAAAAAATGTTGGAGCAACTGGGTGTCCAACTAGCTATTACAGAAGAAGATGAACAAGACTTACGAGAAGGTGTAGTGGACTTTGTTAGTATAAGTTATTATATGAGTTGGACTACTGCACCAGAAACAGCAGCAGGAAATATGGCAACAGGAGGGAAAAATCCCTTTTTAGAGCAATCTGAATGGGGCTGGCAAGTGGATCCACTAGGACTGCGGATTAGTTTAAATCGTTTGTATCAACGATATGAGAAAGAAATTATGATTGTTGAAAATGGCTTAGGAGCAGTTGATCATTGTTCAGAAAATGGTGAAATTTATGACGATTATCGCATTGATTATTTACAACAACATTTGCTGGCAGTGAAACAAGCGATTGTCTTAGATGGTGTGCCAGTAATTGGTTTTACCGTCTGGAGTGCCATCGACTCAATTAGTGCTTCAACTGGAGAAATTGGTAAAAGGTATGGTTTGATTTATGTAGATTTAGATGATGAAGGTCAGGGGACGCTGGCTCGAAAAAAGAAAGCCTCTTTTTATTGGTATCAAAAGATCATTGAGTCCAATGGTGCAGAGTTGTAA
- a CDS encoding PTS transporter subunit EIIC, with the protein MKKEFLRIKLPDSVPTMVTDSLSPTFVAMIIFVVALLVKAIFTYTGSGDAMSFLTELVSKPIASLGQSPMTVIVVFTLANLLWFFGIHPSPIINIFFAVMAPVFLANINAFIAGQALPYPEIMFFSSIIMVGGTGNTIGLAFCMLRAKSERYKSLGKLGVVPSIFNINEPLIFGVPIMLNPIFFIPLVSSTAVGGLVLHLFYKVGFLNYYNPTVELPWVTPPVVAETFYGGIRFGLAMIAVVIALTLLYYPFFRMADERAVKEEQTLATGEQENE; encoded by the coding sequence ATGAAAAAAGAATTTTTACGAATTAAATTACCTGATTCCGTTCCTACGATGGTGACAGATTCGTTAAGTCCAACCTTTGTAGCCATGATAATTTTTGTGGTAGCTTTATTAGTCAAAGCTATTTTCACATATACTGGTTCGGGGGATGCGATGAGCTTTTTAACCGAGTTAGTGAGTAAACCAATTGCATCATTAGGTCAATCACCAATGACGGTTATTGTAGTCTTTACACTAGCAAATCTATTATGGTTTTTTGGTATTCATCCAAGTCCAATTATTAATATTTTCTTTGCTGTGATGGCGCCAGTCTTTTTAGCTAATATTAATGCATTTATTGCTGGTCAAGCGTTGCCTTATCCAGAAATTATGTTTTTCTCTAGTATTATTATGGTTGGCGGAACTGGGAATACGATTGGTTTAGCCTTTTGTATGTTAAGAGCAAAATCAGAACGATACAAATCCCTTGGTAAATTAGGTGTTGTACCAAGTATTTTCAATATTAATGAGCCATTGATTTTCGGTGTTCCGATTATGCTGAACCCTATTTTCTTTATTCCGTTGGTAAGTTCAACAGCTGTCGGTGGTTTGGTGTTACATTTATTCTATAAAGTTGGTTTCTTAAATTACTATAATCCAACGGTTGAATTACCTTGGGTGACACCACCAGTTGTTGCAGAAACTTTCTATGGCGGCATTCGCTTTGGGTTGGCAATGATTGCTGTGGTAATTGCTCTGACGTTGTTATATTATCCGTTTTTCCGTATGGCTGATGAACGAGCAGTGAAAGAAGAGCAGACCTTAGCGACAGGAGAACAAGAAAATGAGTAG
- a CDS encoding MerR family transcriptional regulator, protein MNQDHLYSLETIASLLKIPKSTLRYWEKERLIHSVRGDTNDYRQYTTEQLIAICEIKFYRDLNFSIKEIKNLYTNPLSDTQKLLENARQDLEERITQLKQIHRNLITYQQKYEEVSQLQEEVLKEEIPPFKTLYYFHPAKAENLLLYLNDPSILGFVLSPDEQTIEHFSTTNKDSAAFPLALHWEFDASKSYYSQLIRIEESSNQLQPQQIQKNLIYLKEQGYQVHQLLGRYLLSKKHQDYYQLWFECSN, encoded by the coding sequence ATGAACCAAGACCATCTTTACTCGCTAGAAACGATTGCTTCCTTGTTGAAAATTCCTAAGTCCACATTGCGCTATTGGGAAAAAGAACGGTTGATTCATTCTGTTCGAGGCGATACAAATGATTATCGACAATACACAACAGAACAGCTGATTGCTATCTGTGAAATCAAGTTTTATCGCGACTTAAATTTTTCCATTAAAGAAATTAAAAACTTATATACCAATCCATTATCAGATACCCAGAAATTACTAGAAAATGCACGTCAAGATTTAGAAGAACGCATTACACAGTTAAAACAAATTCACAGAAACTTAATCACTTATCAACAAAAATATGAAGAAGTCAGCCAACTACAAGAGGAAGTCTTGAAAGAAGAAATACCGCCGTTTAAAACTCTTTACTATTTCCACCCTGCAAAAGCAGAAAATCTTTTGCTTTACTTGAATGATCCAAGTATTTTAGGCTTTGTTTTATCACCAGATGAACAAACTATTGAACATTTTTCAACGACTAATAAAGACAGCGCCGCTTTCCCTTTAGCCTTACATTGGGAATTCGATGCTTCTAAAAGCTACTATAGTCAACTGATTCGTATAGAAGAAAGTAGCAATCAGTTGCAGCCACAACAAATTCAGAAAAATCTAATTTACTTAAAAGAACAAGGCTATCAAGTCCATCAACTATTGGGCCGCTATCTGCTTTCAAAAAAACATCAAGATTACTATCAACTATGGTTTGAGTGTTCTAATTAG
- a CDS encoding chloride channel protein — protein sequence MRNRKMWTIIVSGLFLSSIIAGISGAFLIIEGELTTLLWEVLPAQMKWPILYYFVLCVLGALVLSYLKKRFGQIPQTAHEALTELKAKQSVDYSGVFRNLLAALVILIFGAGVGPEAALLGAIISLSVWQSDKLRYLYFHYDEQEQQTFWTKIQRLLHPQQFVQRYDTMLAPVDKKKLKQVMNGLFIVNGLVVFTFLMKLVGQPSFITKLGTGKVEMASLWLILPALLTAFVIGNAYQWLQAALAKICQPFEEKQNILVSLGAACIFLFVILMPRLLFSGQSFMHLVPSFGSQQAWYILVIAAIMKLVFLQVCLQTGWIGGDIFPVVFSAILIGFAVAQFFPTIDSLFVVAIFATSLTTQILGTILVPGIFVGLFFPITLWPVVVLVLFLQWLLKNKIIKSN from the coding sequence ATGCGTAACAGAAAAATGTGGACAATTATCGTCAGTGGGTTATTTTTAAGTAGTATCATCGCGGGAATTTCAGGAGCGTTTTTAATCATTGAAGGAGAGCTAACGACTCTGCTCTGGGAGGTGTTGCCAGCGCAAATGAAATGGCCAATTCTCTATTATTTTGTCTTGTGTGTGCTAGGAGCGTTGGTATTGAGTTATCTGAAGAAACGCTTCGGGCAAATACCACAAACGGCGCATGAGGCTCTGACAGAATTGAAGGCGAAACAATCGGTCGATTATTCAGGTGTGTTTAGAAATTTATTGGCCGCCTTGGTAATTTTAATTTTCGGGGCTGGTGTCGGTCCTGAAGCCGCATTGTTGGGAGCGATTATTTCGTTGTCAGTCTGGCAATCTGATAAGTTACGGTACCTTTATTTTCATTATGACGAGCAAGAACAGCAAACATTTTGGACAAAAATCCAGCGCTTGCTGCATCCGCAACAGTTTGTTCAGCGCTACGATACGATGCTCGCTCCTGTAGATAAAAAGAAACTGAAACAAGTGATGAACGGGTTATTTATTGTGAACGGGTTGGTGGTGTTTACCTTTTTAATGAAATTGGTGGGACAACCATCGTTTATTACGAAGTTAGGAACTGGAAAAGTTGAAATGGCTTCGTTATGGCTGATTTTACCCGCTTTATTAACTGCTTTTGTGATTGGTAACGCCTATCAATGGTTGCAAGCTGCTCTGGCTAAAATATGCCAACCTTTTGAAGAAAAGCAAAACATACTGGTAAGTTTAGGCGCAGCCTGTATTTTTCTTTTTGTTATTTTAATGCCAAGATTACTATTTTCAGGACAATCTTTTATGCATTTAGTTCCTAGTTTTGGTAGTCAACAAGCCTGGTATATCTTGGTAATCGCTGCGATAATGAAACTAGTATTTTTACAAGTTTGTTTACAGACAGGTTGGATAGGTGGCGATATTTTTCCCGTCGTTTTTTCAGCTATTTTAATCGGGTTTGCGGTCGCACAATTTTTCCCAACAATTGACTCGCTTTTTGTTGTCGCAATTTTTGCTACGAGTTTAACAACCCAGATTTTAGGGACGATTCTTGTACCAGGCATTTTTGTGGGGCTCTTTTTCCCAATCACGCTTTGGCCAGTTGTAGTTCTTGTGTTATTTTTACAATGGCTATTGAAAAATAAAATTATTAAGAGTAACTAG